One stretch of Miscanthus floridulus cultivar M001 chromosome 18, ASM1932011v1, whole genome shotgun sequence DNA includes these proteins:
- the LOC136522519 gene encoding pentatricopeptide repeat-containing protein At4g16470-like has translation MGSAALARMLKSLCITGHLSKAVSLLCQSPVCPGAGTYALLLQECVNRRDARLGKRIHTRMVATGFRCSAYITTKLLIFYAKMGDLGCAQKLFDGMPQRSVVAWNAMISGCARGSAEAQERAVELFGAMRAEGLAPDQFTFASVLCACARLAALGHGRRVHGVAVKSDVGGNVFANSALVDMYLKCSCPEDAHRVFAAAPERNVTMWTAVISGHGQQGRVAEALALFDRMAADGLRPNDVTFLAVLSACAHGGLVDEGLRRFSSMSSDYGLTPRGPHYAAVVDMLARVGRLHDAYELVKNLPDCQEHSVVWGAILGACRKHGGDVELVELAARRFFRLQPGNAGKYLVLANTYAAREMWDSVAGAHGAMRVLGLKKDRAWSSVEVQGKKHIFLVGDTYHDEYSAIYEVCNALASAVAEQSVRPMDGVSYC, from the coding sequence ATGGGCTCTGCTGCCCTGGCACGAATGTTGAAGTCCCTGTGCATCACCGGGCACCTGTCCAAGGCCGTGAGCCTGCTGTGCCAGAGTCCCGTGTGCCCCGGCGCTGGAACCTACGCGCTTCTGCTGCAAGAATGCGTGAACCGGAGGGACGCGAGGCTCGGCAAGAGGATCCACACGCGGATGGTCGCCACCGGGTTCCGCTGCAGCGCGTACATCACCACCAAGCTGCTCATCTTCTACGCCAAGATGGGGGACCTCGGCTGCGCGCAGAAACTGTTCGACGGAATGCCGCAGCGGAGCGTCGTCGCGTGGAACGCCATGATCTCCGGGTGCGCGCGCGGCAGCGCGGAGGCACAGGAGAGGGCGGTGGAGCTGTTCGGCGCGATGCGGGCGGAAGGGCTGGCGCCGGACCAGTTCACGTTCGCGTCGGTGCTGTGCGCGTGCGCGAGGCTGGCCGCGCTGGGCCACGGCCGCCGCGTGCACGGCGTCGCGGTCAAGTCCGACGTGGGCGGCAACGTCTTCGCCAACAGCGCGCTCGTTGACATGTACCTCAAGTGCAGCTGCCCCGAGGACGCGCACCGCGTGTTCGCGGCCGCGCCGGAGCGGAACGTCACTATGTGGACCGCGGTCATCTCCGGGCACGGGCAGCAGGGGCGCGTCGCCGAGGCGCTGGCGCTCTTCGACCGGATGGCGGCGGATGGGCTCCGGCCCAACGACGTGACGTTCCTCGCCGTGCTCTCGGCGTGCGCGCACGGCGGGCTCGTGGACGAGGGATTGAGACGCTTCTCCTCCATGTCGTCGGACTACGGCCTCACGCCAAGGGGCCCGCACTATGCGGCGGTGGTCGACATGCTCGCCAGGGTCGGCAGACTACACGACGCCTACGAGCTCGTCAAGAACCTGCCGGACTGCCAGGAGCACTCCGTGGTCTGGGGAGCCATTCTGGGCGCCTGCAGAAAGCACGGTGGAGACGTGGAGCTTGTCGAGCTCGCGGCGCGGCGGTTCTTCCGGCTGCAGCCTGGAAACGCCGGGAAGTACCTGGTCCTGGCCAACACGTACGCTGCCCGCGAGATGTGGGATAGCGTGGCCGGCGCGCACGGGGCCATGAGGGTGCTCGGCTTAAAGAAGGATCGTGCCTGGAGCTCCGTTGAAGTGCAGGGCAAGAAGCACATCTTCCTCGTCGGGGACACGTACCATGACGAATACTCGGCAATATATGAGGTCTGCAATGCACTGGCCTCCGCCGTTGCCGAGCAATCCGTGCGACCAATGGATGGTGTCAGTTATTGTTGA
- the LOC136522518 gene encoding potassium transporter 10-like, giving the protein MTLSLAYQSLGVVYGDLSTSPLYVYKAAFAEDIQHSESNDEILGVLSFVFWTLTLVPLLKYVCVVLRADDHGEGGTFALYSLLCRHARAALLPPGRTAAGDEDQFLDGAGGGTKKANGNAVTLGGGAAASVRRLLQRHKVLQRVLLVLALVGTCMVIGDGVLTPAISVFSAVSGLELSMEKEHHKYVELPIACIILVCLFALQHYGTHRVGFIFAPVVITWLLCISVIGVYNIIHWEPTVYRALSPYYMYKFLRKTQRGGWMSLGGILLCVTGSEAMFADLGHFNQLSVQIAFTCMVYPALILAYMGQAAYLCKHHNMETDYRIGFYVSVPERIRWPIMAIAILAAVVGSQAVITGTFSMIKQCTSLGCFPRVKIIHTSAKVHGQIYIPEINWILMILCLAVTIGFRNTKHLGNASGLAVITVMLVTTCLMSLVIVLCWHKSIFLAIAFIVFFGTIEALYFSAALIKFREGAWVPIVLALIFILIMCIWHYGTIKKYEFDVQSKVSINWLLGLSPHLGIVRVRGIGLIHTELETGIPAIFSHFVTNLPAFHQVLIFMCIKNVPIPHVRPEERFLVGRIGPKQYRIYRCIVRYGYHDFHKDDIEFEKELVCSVAEFIRSGSSKLNGMPVEFDDEEQHMAVVRSNSIRMLEEEATTVEKTVSPSQASREIQSRPVPSPAPAPVVVPKKRVRFVLPAASLKPNAGVQEELQELSDAREAGMAFILGHSHVKAKSGSSFLRRFVINFCYDFLRRNSRGPNYAVSIPHASTLEVGMMYYI; this is encoded by the exons ATGACGCTGAGCCTGGCGTACCAGAGCCTCGGCGTGGTGTACGGCGACCTCAGCACGTCGCCGCTGTACGTGTACAAGGCGGCGTTCGCGGAGGACATCCAGCACTCGGAGAGCAACGACGAGATCCTCGGCGTGCTCTCCTTCGTCTTCTGGACGCTCACGCTTGTCCCGCTCCTCAAGTACGTCTGCGTCGTCCTCCGCGCCGACGACCACGGCGAGGGTGGCACCTTCGCGCTCTACTCCCTCCTCTGCCGCCACGCGCGCGCCGCGCTGCTCCCGCCGGGACGAaccgccgccggggacgaggaccaGTTCTTGGACGGAGCCGGCGGTGGCACCAAGAAGGCTAACGGCAATGCTGTGACGCTGGGCGGGGGCGCCGCCGCCAGCGTCAGGAGGCTGCTGCAGCGGCACAAGGTCCTGCAGCGGGTGCTGCTCGTGCTGGCGCTGGTGGGCACCTGCATGGTGATCGGCGACGGCGTGCTCAcgccggccatctccg TGTTCTCTGCGGTCTCCGGGCTGGAGCTGTCCATGGAGAAGGAACATCATAAAT ATGTGGAACTTCCTATTGCCTGTATCATACTCGTTTGCCTGTTTGCACTGCAACACTATGGTACACACCGGGTTGGCTTCATTTTCGCTCCAGTTGTGATCACATGGCTCTTATGTATAAGCGTGATCGGTGTTTACAATATTATTCACTGGGAACCCACTGTATATCGAGCATTATCTCCGTATTACATGTACAAGTTCTTGAGGAAGACACAGAGAGGAGGTTGGATGTCCCTGGGAGGAATACTGTTATGCGTAACTG GTTCTGAAGCAATGTTTGCTGATCTGGGGCATTTCAACCAGTTGTCAGTACAG ATTGCTTTTACATGCATGGTGTATCCAGCATTGATCCTTGCTTACATGGGACAAGCTGCTTATCTGTGTAAGCATCATAACATGGAAACTGACTACAGGATTGGATTCTATGTGTCTGTGCCAG AGAGAATTAGGTGGCCAATTATGGCAATTGCTATTCTTGCAGCAGTTGTGGGAAGCCAAGCTGTCATCACTGGTACATTCTCAATGATCAAGCAGTGCACTTCTCTGGGCTGCTTTCCTCGGGTGAAGATAATTCATACATCTGCTAAAGTACACGGGCAAATATACATCCCTGAGATCAATTGGATTCTGATGATACTGTGTTTAGCTGTAACCATTGGTTTCAGGAACACAAAGCACTTGGGGAATGCATCAG GATTGGCTGTTATAACCGTCATGCTGGTCACAACGTGCCTGATGTCCCTGGTGATAGTCTTGTGCTGGCATAAGAGCATATTTCTTGCAATTGCCTTCATTGTGTTCTTTGGAACCATTGAGGCACTGTACTTCTCAGCTGCACTCATCAAGTTCAGGGAGGGAGCCTGGGTCCCAATAGTCCTTGCTCTCATCTTCATTTTGATAATGTGCATCTGGCACTATGGCACCATTAAGAAGTATGAGTTTGACGTTCAGAGCAAGGTCTCCATCAACTGGCTCCTTGGTCTCAGCCCTCACCTCGGTATCGTTCGTGTCCGTGGCATTGGCCTCATCCACACCGAGCTCGAAACCGGCATCCCAGCAATCTTCTCGCATTTTGTCACCAACTTACCTGCCTTTCACCAG GTACTCATATTTATGTGCATCAAGAACGTGCCAATACCACATGTCCGGCCTGAAGAGCGGTTCCTCGTTGGAAGGATCGGCCCGAAGCAGTACAGAATCTACCGGTGCATCGTCAGGTACGGTTACCACGACTTCCACAAGGACGACATTGAGTTCGAGAAGGAGCTAGTGTGCAGCGTCGCGGAGTTCATCCGGTCAGGGTCGTCCAAGTTGAACGGCATGCCCGTGGAGTTCGACGACGAGGAGCAGCACATGGCGGTCGTCCGCTCCAACAGCATCCGCATGCTCGAGGAAGAGGCCACCACAGTGGAGAAGACCGTCAGCCCGTCGCAGGCCAGCCGGGAGATACAGTCCCGTCCCGTCCCGTCGCCGGCGCCGGCCCCGGTGGTTGTCCCAAAGAAGCGGGTGCGGTTCGTGCTGCCGGCAGCGAGCCTGAAGCCGAACGCCGGCGTGCAGGAGGAGCTGCAGGAGCTGTCCGACGCTCGGGAGGCTGGCATGGCGTTCATCCTGGGCCACTCGCACGTGAAGGCCAAGAGCGGGTCCAGCTTCCTCCGGCGGTTCGTGATCAACTTCTGCTACGACTTCCTGCGGAGGAACAGCCGGGGACCCAACTACGCCGTCTCCATCCCGCACGCCTCCACGCTGGAGGTGGGCATGATGTACTATATCTGA